The DNA sequence TGTCGACGCCCCGGGGAGTCCGTAGTGCTGGATGCACCCTTGGCCGCCCACTTCGTGTCGGTGGCGCTGGTGTTGATCTTGTTCGACGGCGGCGGCGGGCTGGGAGCGGCGCGACCCGGCCGGTTGTGGCGGCCGATCCTCACCCTCGGTCTGCCGGGCACGGTGCTCTCGGCGGCGGGACTGGCGGCCGGCGCGCACTGGCTGCTCGGGTTCGACTGGCACCCCGCGCTGCTGCTGGGTGCCGCCTTTGCACCCACCGATCCCGCAGTGGTGTTCGCGCTGGTTCGGGAGTCCCACACCGAGCGTTCGGCGGTCGGATTGGTGCTCGAGGGTGAGTCCGGCGCCAACGACATCGTCGGCATCGTGCTGGCCGCGACGTTGGGCTTCGCGTTCGCCGGGTACAGCCTCACCGACCTGCTCAACAGCTCGGTGTTCCTGCCGGCCTTCACCGCGGGTATTTGGTGGGGGCATCGCGGCGGACGATCCGTGCCGACGCTGGTGGTGCGGGCCGCTCGGGTCGCCGCCTTCGGGGTCCTCGCGCTCACCCTGCATCCGGACGTGCTGCGCCACACCAACGTGTGGGGGCCCGGCCTGGCGCTGGGTGCGCTGGCCGCGTTCGTGGTGCGACCGGCGGCGGTGGCGCTGTGTCTGGCCGGCTCCGCGTTTTCCGTCCGCGAGCGCGCGATCCTCGGCTGGGTGGGCCTCAAGGGCGCGGTGCCGCTGCTGCTGGGTCTGCAGTTGGTGGTGCACAACACCCCGGCCGCGCCCCGGTTATACGGCGTGGTGGTGATCGCCGTTCTGTTCTCCCTGTTCGTGCAGGGTGGCACGGTCGCCCCCCTGCTGCGCCGACTAACGTCGCCTGCATGAGCCCCACATCGCCATTCCTGCCCGCGGCGCTCGGCGCCTACGTCGAGGCGCACGCCGGCCCGGC is a window from the Sporichthyaceae bacterium genome containing:
- a CDS encoding cation:proton antiporter, whose protein sequence is MLDAPLAAHFVSVALVLILFDGGGGLGAARPGRLWRPILTLGLPGTVLSAAGLAAGAHWLLGFDWHPALLLGAAFAPTDPAVVFALVRESHTERSAVGLVLEGESGANDIVGIVLAATLGFAFAGYSLTDLLNSSVFLPAFTAGIWWGHRGGRSVPTLVVRAARVAAFGVLALTLHPDVLRHTNVWGPGLALGALAAFVVRPAAVALCLAGSAFSVRERAILGWVGLKGAVPLLLGLQLVVHNTPAAPRLYGVVVIAVLFSLFVQGGTVAPLLRRLTSPA